A single window of Magnetococcales bacterium DNA harbors:
- the fliJ gene encoding flagellar export protein FliJ: protein MSRFDRLVGLRRLREEAAALRFSESVARLREADNRLQRLAEETEQVRQEAVTAVRENDRLPVNRYEDFYRGQRVREFHLQRDRQESVKGMELARQVWQEARTQLRQVEKLAEKDDARLFEEQKRNQLKAIDEAGTVRYQFRDMEYEG from the coding sequence ATGAGTCGTTTCGATCGTCTGGTCGGTTTGCGTCGTCTGCGGGAAGAGGCGGCGGCACTGCGCTTTTCCGAAAGCGTGGCCCGGCTGCGCGAGGCGGACAACCGCCTGCAGCGGCTGGCGGAAGAGACGGAGCAGGTGCGCCAGGAAGCCGTCACGGCGGTGCGGGAAAATGACCGTCTGCCGGTAAATCGCTACGAAGATTTCTACCGGGGGCAGCGGGTGCGGGAGTTCCATTTGCAACGGGACCGGCAGGAGTCGGTCAAGGGGATGGAGCTGGCGCGTCAGGTCTGGCAGGAGGCGCGCACCCAGTTGCGGCAGGTGGAAAAGTTGGCGGAAAAAGATGATGCCCGTTTGTTCGAAGAGCAGAAGCGCAATCAGCTCAAGGCGATCGATGAGGCCGGTACGGTGCGGTATCAGTTTCGGGACATGGAGTATGAGGGATGA